From Rhea pennata isolate bPtePen1 chromosome 26, bPtePen1.pri, whole genome shotgun sequence, the proteins below share one genomic window:
- the TCAP gene encoding telethonin codes for MWGPSVVVRSGGLLSGAHLGCRVREEDVGRHESFSADWLDLVLSTRPEEGWCRREVDEQRRETLEQRGETRVLEQRSPWGLVRAGHLGQPLAQHLLPYARTLPLPLFAPPDLRGAKPGVPRTLSRSLSHEAQRG; via the exons aTGTGGGGGCCCAGCGTGGTGGTGCGCAGCGGGGGGCTGCTCTCGGGCGCCCACCTGGGCTGCCGCGTGCGGGAGGAGGACGTGGGGCGCCACGAGTCCTTCAGCGCAGATTGGCTCGACCTGGTGCTCAGCACCCGGCCTGAGGAGGG GTGGTGCCGGCGGGAGGTGGACGAGCAGCGCCGGGAGACGCTGGAGCAGCGCGGGGAGACGCGGGTGCTGGAGCAGCGCTCGCCCTGGGGGCTGGTGCGCGCCGGGCACCTGGGGCAGCCGCTGGCCCAGCACCTCCTGCCCTACGCCCGCACCCTGCCGCTGCCCCTCTTCGCGCCCCCCGACCTGCGCGGCGCCAAGCCCGGCGTCCCCCGCACCCTCTCCCGCTCCCTCTCGCACGAGGCCCAGCGGGGCtga
- the PNMT gene encoding phenylethanolamine N-methyltransferase: MSSLAAVRAGYEGFDPRAYLQNNYVPPRADFSSEASVVPWKLRCLAETFAGGEIRGRTLIDVGSGPTIYQLLSACDHFEEIVATDYLAVNREELRRWARGEPGTFDWSPFIRHVCKIEGRGEHWQDKERRLRGRLRRILPIDVHQPDPLGAPLRPPADALLSAFCLEAVSPDRASFARALAHVGSLLRPGGHALLLGALGESFYLAGAARLPVVPLAEDDVRGALAGAGFALRDFRSYLMPPALKTGVDDVAGVFFAHAQKPPEA, translated from the exons ATGAGCAGCCTGGCCGCGGTGCGCGCGGGCTACGAGGGCTTCGACCCCCGCGCCTACCTGCAGAACAACTACGTGCCGCCGCGCGCCGACTTCTCCTCGGAGGCGAGCGTGGTGCCCTGGAAGCTGCGGTGCCTGGCCGAGACCTTCGCCGGCG gtgaGATCCGCGGGCGGACGCTCATCGACGTGGGCTCGGGCCCCACCATCTACCAGCTGCTCAGCGCCTGCGACCACTTCGAGGAGATCGTGGCCACCGACTACCTGGCGGTGAACCGGGAGGAGCTGCGGCGCTGGGCGCGGGGCGAGCCCGGCACCTTCGACTGGAGCCCCTTCATCCGGCACGTCTGCAAGATCGAGGGCCGAGG GGAGCACTGGCAGGACAAggagcggcggctgcgggggcGGCTCCGCCGGATCCTGCCCATCGACGTGCACCAGCCGGACCCGCTGGgcgccccgctgcgcccgccgGCCGACGCGCTGCTCTCCGCCTTCTGCCTGGAGGCCGTGAGCCCCGATCGGGCCAGCTTCGCCCGGGCGCTGGCCCACGTGGGCTCGCTGCTGCGCCCGGGCGGCCACGCGCTGCTGCTGGGCGCCCTCGGCGAGTCCTTCTACCtggcgggcgccgcgcgcctGCCCGTGGTGCCGCTGGCCGAGGACGACGTCCGCGGCGCCCTGGCCGGGGCCGGCTTCGCCCTCCGCGATTTCCGCTCCTACCTCATGCCGCCCGCCCTCAAGACCGGCGTGGACGACGTGGCCGGCGTCTTCTTCGCCCACGCGCAGAAGCCGCCGGAGGCCTGA